GGTGACAACATGGACCGCATGGTTGGGGCGATCAGACTCGCCATGTCGCGCGCCGATGCGTTGATCATCACGGGTGGCATAGGACCGACGGCTGACGATGTCACCCGAGAGGCCATCTGTCTCGCAACCGACCGAGCGACGGCTTTCAGCGAAGAGTACGCTGCCGAGCTACGAGAGCGATGGCAGCGCCTTGGGCGTGACATGCCGCCGTCGAACCTTCGCCAGGCTGAGTACCCCGAGGGCGGGGAGCTGCTGGAAAACCCGAAGGGATCGGCCCCCGGCGTGTATATCGAGCACGAAGGCACGATGATCTTTTCGCTGCCGGGGGTGCCGGCGGAGATGTTGCCGATGGTGGATGCGCAGGTGCTCCCGCGGATTCTCGCTGCTGCCGGCGACCAGGGCGTTCTGATTAGTCGCATCATTCGCACGTTTGGCGAGTCCGAAGCGAAGGTCGGTGAATTGCTATCGGACATTTTCGAGACAAGCGAGAACCCGACGGTTGCGTACCTCGCGTCGGCATCTGAGATCAAGATACGGCTGACGGCTCGGGCACCAGACGCTGAAGCAGCCCGTGCGCTTATCGCCCCGATCGAAGCGATCGTCGTTGAGCGACTGGGGCACCGGATATTCGGGTTCGACGCCGACACGATCGAGCGTGGATTGGCGTCTCGGCTTCTGGAGCGAGGGTGGACGATTGGTACCGCTGAATCCGCAACGGGCGGCCTTATATCAGGCAGGTTGACGACTATCCCCGGTTCCAGCGGTTGGTTTCGTGGTGGGATTGTTGCGTACCACGAAGACGTCAAGGTCGGAATCCTCGGGGTGTCACCGCTCACGATCGACGAATACGGTGTGGTGTCCGAAGAGGTCGCCATCGAAATGGCGCGCGGTGCCCAAACGGCGCTTGGTGTTGAAGTTGCGGTGTCAGTCACCGGCTCGGCCGGTCCCGACCCGCTTGGCAAAGACGTCGGAACAATGGTCATTGCAGTGGCAACACCCGATGATATCCGTGCCCGTACGTCGCGCTTGCCGGGTGACAGGGAGCGAATTCGCGCATACACGGCGACGGCCGCGCTCCACTTGGTGCGCCTTGCATTGGACGGCGTGTGGTGGGAGACGTCGTAGACATTGACACGCCGCGGCGCCTGTTCGTCGGCGTAGCGGTTGACAACGAGGCTCGTCATACGCTGGCGCACGCCTTGCAGATTGCCGGCGTCGAGATGATCGGCAAGCCGGTTCCGCCAAAATCGTGGCATGTCACCCTACGGTTTCTGGGCTTGACCTCGCCGGTTGTGCAAGACCTGTTCATGCGAGAGCTTGAGGAAACGATCAGCGTTGCGCCGTTCACGTTGCGACTCCACACGATCGGTTCCTTCCCGCGATCCGACAAAGCGACCGTTTTGTGGTTGGGGGCCGACGGGGGAGACGCACTTGCGATACTCGGTGCTCAGTGTGAGGCTGCTGCCGAGGTGGTCGGTTTTGAACCTGAGGGTCGCCCGTTTGTCCCTCACCTCACGCTGTCGCGCATTCGTCCACCCGCCGACGTCCGTGAATTGACCCGTATCGAGATTCCAGCGATTCGGACCAAGGTTGATCGGGTGACGCTGTTCCGGTCGTATTCGGGCGCAGGTGGCGTTGTCTACGAACCGGTCGATGAGATCATGCTTGGCTGAGGTGGCCTTGTGGAGAGGCCTGTGAGCACAGTACTCGACATCGAACACCTGTTCGTATAGAGTGGCGGCACACCAACACACAGAGTTTGTCACAGGTACCGGGTACGTTCTGTTGTACCGCCTGAGAAGGGAGAATCCCGGTGGATTCAGAACAGAGTAAGAATCTTGAAATGGCGATGTCGCAGATCGAACGGCAGTTCGGCAAGGGCGCCATCATGAAGTTGAGCGACAGCGCAGTGCGCAACGTCAGGGCGATTCCGACGGGTGCGTTAGCGCTCGACCTTGCCCTTGGCATAGGTGGTGTTCCTCGCGGCCGGATTGTCGAGATCTACGGTCCAGAGGCATCTGGCAAGACAACCCTTGCACTCCATATCGTCGCCGAAGCGCAGCGCAACGGGGGAGTTGCTGCATTCATCGACGTCGAGCATGCACTTGACCCTGTGTACGCCAAAGCGTTGGGTGTTGATGTGGACGAGCTTCTGATAGCCCAACCGGACACCGGCGAGCAGGCCCTCGAAATCGTCGACATGTTGGTTCGATCGGGTGCGCTCGATGTGGTCGTCATCGACTCCGTTGCTGCACTTGTACCTCGCGCCGAACTTGAGGGAGACATGGGCGATGTCCATGTCGGGCTCCAAGCTCGGCTGATGTCTCAGGCTCTACGCAAGCTTGCCGGCTCGATCAACCGATCTGATACAACGGTGATCTTCATCAACCAGCTTCGTGAAAAGATCGGTGTGATGTTCGGCTCACCTGAGATCACGCCGGGTGGTCGTGCGCTGAAGTTCTACGCAAGTGTTCGTCTAGACGTTCGGCGTATCGAGGCGATCAAACAAGGCACCGAAAACGTTGGCAACCGTGTCCGGGTCAAGGTCGCCAAGAACAAGGTCGCACCACCGTTCCGTCTCGCTGAGTTCGACATCATGTTTGGTGAAGGAATCTCACGAGAAGGCAGCCTGCTAGACGTTGCGGTCGAAGAGGGAATCGTCCGTAAATCTGGTGCCTGGTACACGTACGAAGGTGACCAGCTTGGCCAAGGACGTGAGAAGGCGAAACAGTTCCTTCGCGACACACCAGAGCTTGCAATGCAGCTTCAGGACCAGGTCCTGCGTGCAGTCGGTCTCATAGAATCGGACGATATCTCGTCAGACGCTTCTGCTGTCGAGGCGGACTCCAACGTGGCGGCCGAGTAGTCACCGCAGGACGTCGATCGGTATGGTGCGGCGCGATTGCAGCGCCTCACCATATTTTTGCGAAAACAAGCCATGTAACCGTTCGACATGGGCTACGATCCCATCAACGAGAACCAATACTGAAAAATGGAAACGCCGTACAAAGCACTGATAAGGAGAGAACAGCGTAAGGGAGCCTCTTCGGTCAGACCGACCGAGAACCCCGCAACGCTGACACGACAGAGACAACCGAGTTAAAGCTACCGACCAGGTAGCTAAAGGGCGGGTCATACCGCCGATCTGTCAGTACAGCCACGGTGTCCCAGGATAGGGGAACAAATGACTGAGCCGTGGATGATGAGAGCGGTCGTCAGCGCCCTCCTCATGGTCATCGCATTTCTGGCTGGAAGAGCGGCCCACCGCCGGAAGACCGCCAATGCAACCGCAGCGGCGCAAGCAACGCTGTCTGAGGCGCGCGCCGAGGCGCAGCAGCTACTCCTTCGGGCTGAAGACGAAGGGCGGGCAGTCGCTCTTGCACATCGCGAACGAGAAGAGGAAGCGCTTGAGCATCGGAAGTTCGAAGCGAGCAGCCTAGAGGAACGTCTCGCCCAACGGGAAGCGACACTCGAACAACGCGCCGCAAACCTTGCCAACAGGGAGGAGCTTCTGCTCGAAAAGGAGCAAGGGCTTCAACAAGAGCGCGTCGAACTGGATACCGAAATCGAATCCGTTCGCATCCGTCTCGAAGAAGTAGCAGGGATCGACGCCGACGCAGCACGCACCGAGCTGCTCGAAAGGGTCGAGGATGAGGCACGCCGCGAAGCGATGGTGCTGATGAGGGACCTTGAACTCAAAGCTCGAGAGGAATCTGAGCGAAGATCGAGGCGGATCCTGGCCACCACCATCCAGAGGCTCGCTGCCGAAGTCGTGTCGGACGCCTCCGTGTCGAGCGTGGCGTTGCCCAGCGACGATATGAAGGGACGGATAATTGGTCGCGACGGACGCAACATACGGACGTTCGAAGCTGTGACCGGCGTGAACCTCATCGTCGACGACACACCAGAATCTGTTTCGCTATCGACATTCGATCCGGTACGGCGTGAGATCGCGAGGCGCGCATTGGTGAGACTTGTTGAGGATGGCCGTATCCATCCAGCATCGATCGAGGAAGCGTACGAAAAGGCCCGCTCAGAGGTGGAGCATTCTGTTCGTGATGCGGGGGAGTGGGCGATGCTTGAGGCCAATGTCACTCGCGTTCATCCCGAGATCGTGACTTTGTTGGGCCGACTGCGATTCCGCACGTCATACGGCCAGAACGTGCTCAACCATCTCGTCGAGTCAGCGAACATCGCCGGGATGCTTGCCGCCGAACTCGGTGTCGGTGAAGCCGAAGCACGCCGAGCCGCGTTTCTGCACGATATAGGCAAGGCAGTGAGCCACGAAGTGGGCGGGTCACACGCCCTCATAGGTGCCGAGATCGCGAGGCGGTTCGGCGAGGAAGCCGGTGTTGTTCACGCTATCGAAGCTCATCACAACGAGGTTGAACCGCGGACACTGACAGCAATCATTGTGCAGGCTGCCGATACAGTGAGTGCAGCTCGCCCAGGGGCTCGCCGCGAGGCAATCGAATCGTACGTCCGACGCCTAGAGCGTCTCGAGGAAATTGCGATGGGGTTCGACGGTGTGGACCGAGTGTTCGCCATGCAGGCGGGGCGTGAAGTGCGGGTCGTTGTTGACCCCGGCTCGATAGACGACCTTGCGGCGAGTAGCCTTGCCAGGCGCATCGCGAGAACGTTCGAAGAGGACCTCCAGTACCCCGGTCAAATCGAAGTGACCGTTATCCGTGAGTTCCGAGCGAACGACTTCGCTAGGTAGGCAAACCACTCTGCTGACGAAGGCTACAGTTTGGCCATGCTGGCCATGCCGGCGCATGTGCAACGGTTGCTTGCCGCACGTTACGTAGTTCAACCTAGCGAAGGTTTCAAAGATGAGCGACGTGGTGATCCTCGGGATGCCAACAGTCAAAGAAATGCGTGTTCCAACGCGCGTAGGTCAGAAGTACTTCGTACGCACAATGGGTTGTCAGATGAACGACCATGACTCCGAGCGTATTTCCGGCCTTCTCGATAGCGATGGCATGGTCTCAACCGATGTGATCGAAGAAGCCGATCTGATAGTGGTCAACACTTGCACCATCCGTGAAAACGCCGACCAGAGGCTTTACGGGTACCTTGGCTCGCTCAAAGCGCTCAAGAATGTGAAGCCGAGTTTGCTTATCGCGGTCGGGGGTTGTTCTGCACAAAAAGAGCGCGACATTATCCAGCAGCGGGCTTCTTGGGTCGATGTCGTTTTCGGGACACACAACATTCATCGCGTGGTTGATCTCTTGGACCACGCCGACGAATGGGGTCCAATCACTGAGATTCTCGAAGAGACGACGTCCGTTGAAACCACTGCTTCGGCCCTGCCTGCGCATCGCGAGACCGCACACTCGGCCTGGGTGACCATCACCATTGGTTGCAACAACTCCTGCACGTTCTGCATTGTTCCAATCGTTCGTGGAGCCGAAATCAGTCGCCGTCCAGGCGACGTGATTCGTGAAGTTCAGCGGCTCGCCGCCGACGGCGTCACCGAGGTGACGCTGCTCGGGCAGAACGTCAATTCGTACGGGAGAGATCTCGATATCGACGGTCGCAAACCGCTGTTTGCGGACCTGCTCCGCCGGGTCGGCGAGGTCAAGGGGATCCGCCGTATCCGTTACACATCGCCGCACCCGAAAGACATCCGTGAGGACGTGATGTACGCGATGCAACAGACCGAGGCAGTGTGCGAGCAACTTCATCTTCCCCTCCAGTCAGGGAGCGCCAGGATCCTCGCCGCAATGCATCGCGGATACACACCCGTGCGATTCCTCGCAAAGCTCGCGATGGCCCGCGAGATCGTTGCAGATCTCACCGTGTCAACCGACATCATCGTGGGGTTTCCCGGAGAAACCGAAGACGACTTTGCGCAGACGATGGATGTTGTGCAGACGGCGCGATTCGACACGGCGTTTATGTTTCAGTTCTCGGCTCGCCCGGGAACACCAGCAGCATCGATGGGCGACACCATCACGCCCGGCGTCATGAAGCGGCGTTTTGACGCGCTGGTTACAGCCCAGAACGCGATCACTTTCGAGCGGAACCGGGACCAAGTCGGACGAACCTTTGAGGTGATGGTCGAAGGTCCTTCCAAGCGAGACGCGTCGGTCGCGACGACACGAACGAGGGGAAACCGTCTGGTACACGTGCCCGGAGTATTCCCACCGGGCAGCGTCTTCGACGCGACTGTCACCCGCGCGGCTCCTCACTACCTCGATGGTGTGGTGGCATCCTGAGCCGTATCGGGATCGTCGGTCCGACTGCTTCAGGCAAGACCGAACTCGCGGAACGCCTTGCAACGGAGCGTGGTGCAGACATCGTGAGCGTGGACTCGATGCAGGTGTACCGAGGGATGGATATCGGCACCGCCAAACCGAGCAAGGAGACGAGATCCCGCGTTGCGTATCACCTCATCGATCTTGTGGAACCCAAACACGACATGTCGGTCGCGCAATTTCAAGCGGCGGGGAGACAGGCGCTTGAAACGATCGAGTCTCGTGGTCGTGATGTCGTTATCGCCGGAGGGTCGGGTTTGCACATGCGATCGCTCATCGATCCGCTTGTCTTCGAAGGTACCGATGCAGATCTGCGTACGGTCCTCGAATCGACGCCAACGCACGACCTCGTTAGCGAGCTCACGGCCGCCGACGCGGATGCCGCGAGTGTGGTCGACCTCGCAAACCGGCGGCGTGTTGTGCGTGCCGTCGAGATCCTTCGTCTGTCGGGTAGAACTCCTACACAGCGACACTTCACAAAAGAAGCGACGGCGGTGAGGGAGTACGAGCCAATCGATCCGATCGTCCTCGTGGGTGTCGATCCGGGGGATGCGATCGAAGCCAGGGTCGCCGCTCGGTGTCAGGCAATGTTCGCTGCCGGGCTTCTTGAGGAGGTGCGATCGTTGCAGGGAAAACTCGGGCGAGCGGCGGCTCAGGCAGTGGGTTACAAGGAACTGGTGCCCGTGATCGAGGGCCGGTCCACTCCTGCGGAAGGACTCGAGTATGTCGTGCGGGCGACGTTGGCTCTTGTCAAGCAGCAACGGACCTACTTCCGCAGGGATCCGAGAGTGCGTTGGCTGGTGTGGCACAATGACCGTGAGCGGCGGTGGTCTGCGCTGTGCGAGCTACTGGAGTCGGCCGAGTGAAGTTCATCAAAATGCAGGGGCTTGGCAACGACTTTGTGGTCATTGTCGGACCGATGGAACCTTCGAGTTCCTTGATCAATGCGATCTGCGATCGGCGAAAGGGGGTCGGGGCCGACGGTGTCATCGTCGCAACCCAGCGCGGCGATGCGGTTCAGATGGAGTATTGGAATGCCAATGGGACGCCGGCTGAGATGTGCGCAAACGGCCTGCGGTGTGTTGCACAACTCGCCATGCGCAGCGGATGGGTAGATCCGGGGGGTTTTACGGTGCATACGGAATCGGGTATGCACTCAGCCCTGCGGGTCGGCGACTACCTCGTGAGAGCGTTTGTCGGCGAGGCGCACACGTTGGATCGTGACGTGGCGTCGTGCGGTGCGGACCTGCACACCGTGACGGTCGGAAATCCGCATGCGGTGACGTTTGTCGAAGACCTGGCGAACGCTCCGGTGGAACTACTTGGGTCTGACATCGAAGTGGACCCGCAATTCGCCAACGGCACAAACGTTGAGTTCGCATTGATTCGGTCGCGGAATCACATTGATCTTCGGGTATGGGAACGGGGAGTAGGCGAAACAAACGCATGCGGCACGGGTGCTGCCGCGACCGTGTTTGCGGCGCACGAACGTGGTCACGTAGACACGACAGTCACCGTCACGCTACCTGGCGGAGACCTCCTCATTGAACTGACCGGAGAGGGTGTCTGGATGGAGGGGCCGGCTGAGTTCGTGTTCTCCGGCGAGTGGCCCGCGACCTAGAACCCTCTGGTCCGATTCCCGCCAACGACATTTGGATTTAGACCACCCGGCTGGATTTAGACCACCCGGCGGAGCACCGCGGTTACGACCCCCAGAATCTCCACACCCTCGGTGAACACCATGGGCGCATAATCGCGGTTTTCCGCGATGAGTGTCACGCGCCCGTCCTTGAGCTGGAAGCGTTTGACTGTAGCTTCTTCTCCATCGATGAGAGCCGCTACCAACTGGCCGTTTCGGGCGGTGGACTGCTTTTTGACTACAACAAAGTCGTCATCGAAAATACCGACATCGATCATCGAGTCGCCACGCACTTTCAGCATGAAGACCGGGTCGTTGCCGACAAGGTCCACCGGTAACGGATAGATTTCTTCGATGTCCTCCTCTGCGAGCATCGGCGATCCTGCCGCGATTCTGCCGACGAGAGGTACGTCGCGTACCGGCGCACGGTGAAGTGATGGTTCCACATGTCCAGGGTCGAGAACTTCGATAGCGCGCGGCTTTGTCGGGTCGCGACGCAGGTAGCCGTAGTTCACAAGAGCGTTCAGATGCGAATGCACCGTCGAGGGCGAACTGAGTCCAACAGCCTCGCCGATTTCACGAACTGCCGGGGGATACCCACGCTCGTTCACGCTCTCACGGATGTAGCTGAGAATCTGCTGTTGTCGATCAGTGAGTTGCTTGCGCTCCATATGGGGTCCCTTCAGCTGCTTTTGGAAACAGTAGCGCGAACGCGGCGTGAAACCAAACATATGTTCGACTTGACATGCGAACAAATGTTCGATACCTTTGTTCTCGTAGCGAACACGTGTTCGAGACACGGGGTGTGTCGGCGTTATCTGAGGGGATCGCGTTCTTGTCACACCCGTTCAATACATTGAGCAATGTTGGGACCTACACCAGCACACACACCACCGGAACTCCGGTACCAAGCGAGCAAGGAGGCAGCATCATATGACACAGCAGTTGACGCTCCCAACACGGGCCATCGTCATCATTTCCACAATCGCAGTGGCATTGATGCTCCTCCTCGCTTCGCAGGTGTATGCAGCCGACTCCGATGGCGGAGATGGTCAGGGCACGGTTGGGTTGGTCGAATACACCGTGGTGAGTGGCGACACCCTGTGGGATATTGCAACGCAGCACACGACCGACGACGTCCGCGCCATGGTGCGCTCCATCTCGAAACGGAACGGATTGACATCGTCAATCATCCGACCCGGTCAAGTATTGTTGATAGAGTCCCAGACGTAGTCAGATCGCTGCAGTTCTGCAGGCTGTAACTCTGCAGGCTGTAACTCTGCAGCAAACGAATCGGGGATCCATGCGGGCTGGTGTAGCCTTACCGTTCATGCAATGCCCCCTCTGTCAGACCGAAGATACCCGCGTCATTGACAGCAGACCAGCCGAAGGTGGAACCGCGATAAGACGCCGCCGATCGTGTCCGACGTGTGGCCACCGCTTCACGACATACGAGCGCGCTGCGGTGTTCAACGTGCTCAAGCGTGACGGCAGGATGGAGCCATTCGACGTCGAAAAAGTGCGCCGCGGTATCGCGTTTTGTCTAGCGGACCGAGCACCACAGCCCGGTTCGGTCGACGAGATTGCAGCAACCATTGAGATGCGAGTTGTGCAAGGCGGAGGCGACGTCACGGCGGACGACATCGGCCGCATGGTGTTGGATGCGCTCAAGGACATCGACCACGTCGCCTACCTACGGTTTGCTTCGGTGTACAAGGAGTTCCAAGGCGCCGAGGACTTCGAGCGCGAACTCGCTTCCTTAGACGTCAGCGACGAGGTCTAGCGTCTTATCAGGCGCCGAGCGATGTCCGGCGCCACTCAGGCCGCTACCCAAGAGCGATTGCAATCGCACCTGCCGCGGCGATCACTACCGCGACGATTTGGCGCTGAGTGACACGCTCTCGCAGATAGCGATGTCCGATCACGACAGCCAGAACAGTTGAAGTTTCTCGGAGACCCGACACAAGGCCGAGCGGCTCGGTGCGCGCCGCGATCATGACGAGGAGGTACGCAGCGGTTGATGCCAGGCTCCCGACGAAGAGTCTGGAAGGTTGAGCGACGACGGTTCGTCGCATTGCACTCCAACCCCGAGACACGACAACGATTGGTGTCAACGCAATCGAGTTCATCGTGAACACGAGTGAGATGAATTGCACGGTGTCATTGTTGGCGCGAACACCGGCGCCGTCCACGACCGTGTAAGCGGCAATCAGGATCCCGGTAGCGACCGCCCATTTCGTGCCGTGCATATTTTGAGAACTGATGAGTACAACGAGGCCGATCGTCACTAGGGCGATCCCTGCAACACCGACGATCGAAAGCGTGTCGCCGAGAAGCACGATGCCGCCAACGCTGATGAGAGTCGGAGCTATGCCGCGAGCGATGGGGTAGGCGACCGCGAGATCCGCATGTTCATAGGCTTTGGCTAGAAACAGGTTGTATCCCACGTGGAGCGCGGTGGAGACTGCCACAAGTGTCCACACCCGCATGTCGGGTAGGCCAACGAACACGAGAAGGCCGATGTTCACCAGCGCAGAGCCGGCGCCGATCGCCCAGGTCGTGATAAGCCGGTCGGCGCTGGCCTTGACTAGCCCGTTCCACAAAGCGTGAAGAATCGCGGCGCTAAGAACAAGGACCGTTGCGGTCGGAGACATCGAGGAACCTTAGTGCTCACCCACGTCGTAGGATCGCCGTGGCGGGAGCCGCGGTCACCCGTTGACATCGGAGAATTCGTTCCGGTTGTGATAACTAGGCGTTTACCACCCTAGGCGTTTACCACCAAGGCGATCGCGTCGGCGGTTTCGAGGATCAGCGTGTCCAGCGTGACACGTAGTGTTGCTAGCGCCTCGGTGAGGGATACCGTGACCGACAGTTCGCCTTCGTGGATATCGTTTGCTGCGTTTGCCGCAGTTGCCACATCTGCGTTTCGGAGAGCATCGAGATAGGTCACCTGGAGGCCTGACAGAGCGTCGAGCCACGATCGCAGGTTATCTCGGTGGTCGGCGAACGCTGCATCGGTTGGCAGTCCATTCGCAACCGTTGTCGAGTCCGCTAGATACGAGGCGAGGCTCACGGACAACGTGTTGACAGCCGCTGCGTCGGCAACGACGGGGAGGTCGGGCAGTTTCCCGACCGACGAGAGTGACGCCCTGTAGTCAAGAGCGGTCTTCAGGCGATCAGCGAGGGCTGACGACGATGTTGCGATCACTCCGATTTCGGAACGCAGAGAGTCGAGATCGTCTATCGGTGCTGAGGGGACGAGGGGCCAGGGCTGTGGCAATGGGGCTACAGCAACGGCTCGAACGATACTGGCCCGGCCGTCGAATGAAGCAAGGGGCGCGTACACCGCCCCGAGGTCGGCGGCGGATGTTGCGCCACCTGTAATAACGTCGAGGGCGTTCTGGGCGGCAACCATCTCACCATGAAGTGCAACCAAGGCAGACGTGTACTCATCGTGAGTGGCATCGGCAGCTCGTGATGGCTGGAAGAACGCGTACACACCCCCTGTCGCGATGAAGCTGAGCAACACAATCCAAGTCAACACGACAGAGATACGGAATCGGCGATCAGTGTCTGTATTGTCGTCCGAAACATCAGGTGGCGGGGTTTCCGCCAACCACAACGCACCGGCTACTTCGTTGGTCGTGGCGTCATCGGCAGTTTGGACGGCCGTCAGCGGATCGATTACGACCGACACTCGGTCTGTTGAATCAGACTCCGCGACCAGCCTGTAGAACCAGTGGCCTTGTGTTGTGTTCTCTGTGGTATCGGTCACCCGTGTTGCCCCTGCGGTTTCCAGAAGTCCTATTGTTGCAAGCCATGAAGATACATGTTTTTCGGCTTGACACCGAGCTTCCATTGCCTAAGCACAGTCACCCCGGCGATGCGGGCGTGGACCTCCGTTCGGTGATCGATGCATCGCTGGCACCAGGAGACCGGATTCTCGTGCCGACGGGAGTCGCCTTCGAGATCCCAGCTGGGTACTGCGGCCTCGTCCTCCCGCGCAGCGGTCTTGCTCTGAGGTCAGGCATCGGGATTGCGAACAGCCCCGGTCTCATTGATTCGGGGTACCGTGGCGAGCTGAAGGTGATGCTGATCAATCACGGTTCGGAACCTTTCGCTATCGTACGGGGCGATCGCATCGCCCAGTTAGTCATCACGCCGTTTGTAACCCAGGACATTGTTGAAATAAACGATCTGTCAGCTACTGCGCGAGGCGACGGCGGTTACGGGTCGACGGGAGCCTGACAACAAGTCAGCCTCTCGGGGCACCGTGGTAAACTGCCGGTCCTTGCGGACGTAGCTCAGTTGGTAGAGCGCAACCTTGCCAAGGTTGAGGTCGCCGGTTCGAACCCGGTCGTCCGCTCGACGAATGGATGGCTGGTGTCATCCGTTTTTTGGCGACATGGCCGAGTGGCTAGGCAAGGGTCTGCAAAACCCTGTACCCGGGTTCGAATCCCGGTGTCGCCTCCGCCGGTTATCATTCCGGTAAGCGGGCGCTTAGCTCAGCGGGAGAGCGCTGCCCTGACACGGTAGAGGTCACTGGTTCGATCCCAGTAGTGCCCACAAACGGTCAGTTCGATGGCTTTCGAGTTCTATTCGATCTCGAAACCCATTCACGTTCCGGGTTGTGTTTTCCAGTTTCTGCCTCGCTTATCGGTGAAGCCATGCGGGCGTCCGACGCGGTGCTTTGCTTCCATATATTGTTTGTGTAGCTTGAGTGGAAGAGGCAAACAGTGCCTGATACACCTGAGAATGGCGAACCAGGCGATGTCGACGAAACGGGCAGTACGACCTCCTCGCAGACGGAGTCATCATCTCACGACGACGTACTGCAGTCTGCATTCGACCAAACCGGGATGGACTCATGGAGTCGGTTGGAGGCAGCGCGGCTGCCCATCGTGCCCGGCGAAAAGACAGACGCGGAGAAGCGGGCCGAGCAAGATGCCAAGTTCGAGGACGCCATGCAACGAGACGCGGACGCCGCGCGCTCAGACCTTCCGAAGTCGGTCGTTGACGAATTGACGCCCGTGGTCGTCTTAGGATCCGCGACCCCACCCGACCAGACGTCACCCGAAGGTCCGGATGAATCTGATGCCGGTGAAGGGTTCGAATTCCAACCAGTGGGAGATCAGGGCTACATACCGCAGCCGTGGTGGAGGCAGTCGAAACCACTGAAGTGGACTCTGTTCGGCACGGCCGCAGTGCTTATAGGGGTTGGCGCAGTGGTGATCACAAACGGCACTGAGGCGACAGACGGGACCCAAGCGCCCTCTGTTGTCGTCGAGCAGGACCAGGCCAACCCGGTAGATTCGTCAGGAGCGTCCGGATCCGTGGGCATCGATACGCCCGCTGAAGATTCCGTCGACGCCACTTCTGACGCTACCAAAACATCGAGTGCGGCTGGAACGACCACGGATTCCGTGACCGACCCTCTCGGTGATCAATACCAGAGTTTCGATGATCTTGACCCAATAGACCCATCCAAGACTCGCGACGGCGTATCAGGGCAGGACGTTTTGGACAAGACCGACCTGATAGGGATGAGCGTGACCGTCAACAGCGCCGATGCCACAACCGAGATCGCGTTGACCTTCAGCGGCGCAGCGCAGGAAGTCCAGAATGCGTCGGGTCAGTCGCTCACGGGCGACGTTCTGATCTATCAGTCCAGCGGTCGAGTCCTCAACGTGCTGATCCGCAATGACGGTTCCGTAAAGATCTCCGACATTCCTGGAGGAATGAGTATCAGCTCGCGGTGGCTGACCCTAGATGAGTTTGTGA
This window of the Acidobacteriota bacterium genome carries:
- the dapF gene encoding diaminopimelate epimerase; translation: MKFIKMQGLGNDFVVIVGPMEPSSSLINAICDRRKGVGADGVIVATQRGDAVQMEYWNANGTPAEMCANGLRCVAQLAMRSGWVDPGGFTVHTESGMHSALRVGDYLVRAFVGEAHTLDRDVASCGADLHTVTVGNPHAVTFVEDLANAPVELLGSDIEVDPQFANGTNVEFALIRSRNHIDLRVWERGVGETNACGTGAAATVFAAHERGHVDTTVTVTLPGGDLLIELTGEGVWMEGPAEFVFSGEWPAT
- a CDS encoding LysM peptidoglycan-binding domain-containing protein, producing the protein MTQQLTLPTRAIVIISTIAVALMLLLASQVYAADSDGGDGQGTVGLVEYTVVSGDTLWDIATQHTTDDVRAMVRSISKRNGLTSSIIRPGQVLLIESQT
- the nrdR gene encoding transcriptional repressor NrdR codes for the protein MQCPLCQTEDTRVIDSRPAEGGTAIRRRRSCPTCGHRFTTYERAAVFNVLKRDGRMEPFDVEKVRRGIAFCLADRAPQPGSVDEIAATIEMRVVQGGGDVTADDIGRMVLDALKDIDHVAYLRFASVYKEFQGAEDFERELASLDVSDEV
- the dut gene encoding dUTP diphosphatase, which codes for MKIHVFRLDTELPLPKHSHPGDAGVDLRSVIDASLAPGDRILVPTGVAFEIPAGYCGLVLPRSGLALRSGIGIANSPGLIDSGYRGELKVMLINHGSEPFAIVRGDRIAQLVITPFVTQDIVEINDLSATARGDGGYGSTGA
- a CDS encoding EamA family transporter — encoded protein: MSPTATVLVLSAAILHALWNGLVKASADRLITTWAIGAGSALVNIGLLVFVGLPDMRVWTLVAVSTALHVGYNLFLAKAYEHADLAVAYPIARGIAPTLISVGGIVLLGDTLSIVGVAGIALVTIGLVVLISSQNMHGTKWAVATGILIAAYTVVDGAGVRANNDTVQFISLVFTMNSIALTPIVVVSRGWSAMRRTVVAQPSRLFVGSLASTAAYLLVMIAARTEPLGLVSGLRETSTVLAVVIGHRYLRERVTQRQIVAVVIAAAGAIAIALG
- the lexA gene encoding transcriptional repressor LexA, coding for MERKQLTDRQQQILSYIRESVNERGYPPAVREIGEAVGLSSPSTVHSHLNALVNYGYLRRDPTKPRAIEVLDPGHVEPSLHRAPVRDVPLVGRIAAGSPMLAEEDIEEIYPLPVDLVGNDPVFMLKVRGDSMIDVGIFDDDFVVVKKQSTARNGQLVAALIDGEEATVKRFQLKDGRVTLIAENRDYAPMVFTEGVEILGVVTAVLRRVV
- the miaA gene encoding tRNA (adenosine(37)-N6)-dimethylallyltransferase MiaA, translated to MPTGQRLRRDCHPRGSSLPRWCGGILSRIGIVGPTASGKTELAERLATERGADIVSVDSMQVYRGMDIGTAKPSKETRSRVAYHLIDLVEPKHDMSVAQFQAAGRQALETIESRGRDVVIAGGSGLHMRSLIDPLVFEGTDADLRTVLESTPTHDLVSELTAADADAASVVDLANRRRVVRAVEILRLSGRTPTQRHFTKEATAVREYEPIDPIVLVGVDPGDAIEARVAARCQAMFAAGLLEEVRSLQGKLGRAAAQAVGYKELVPVIEGRSTPAEGLEYVVRATLALVKQQRTYFRRDPRVRWLVWHNDRERRWSALCELLESAE